One window from the genome of Toxotes jaculatrix isolate fToxJac2 chromosome 17, fToxJac2.pri, whole genome shotgun sequence encodes:
- the ankar gene encoding ankyrin and armadillo repeat-containing protein isoform X1, which yields MASGLCENCSQLRELTAHLRKVCREFERKIRNVFREFSECNCVRITPERSFLRTTQELPSLRLLNDDETQLLSQESLQALNKLAVSENTGLQMSAAMHYLHLSHLLKSPLPDAFMEPVMALLLSTDLDVQKTISLALVNLLVKNNVCKELVIEMGMLVPILELFQSGDSAAQCHSCACVAMLASSESNKDAIVVDGIIPLLALAKSYDPRVQQNATWALLHLTQSDGSTRILCQAGAIPVLVLLLQSSDSEVQFCSCTALCNIAAIREHHPKLLSIGGHYLLKSLLTLMLSSVQKNSAQACRCLQTLSKNVLIQEQLMELDCVLPLKALLKTSAAVWTEPAVTLLSALSAHPPNNDFLVSEGLLDEVALLLHHHRSSSAIITHSCVIITNLCSSRMGQQAVMESLCLSGLLGALLSPGLSDETLLHVTSCLNHLTTWSEWPGHPLNLSAAITAEQVSGLVKMSGQIQNSLLSCNCAAIISKLEMTEEIIGLLRPHYITMSEYLLVFLKKKDVKFQHLGIVTIFNLKKDGDFSSLLADSELEVELRKVHAQTEETRRLLQMIQPLSPSSVNP from the exons ATGGCTTCTGGTCTTTGTGAGAATTGTTCTCAACTTAGAGAACTTACTGCTCATTTAAGAAAAGTTTGCAGAGAGTTTGAACGAAAAATCAGGAACGTTTTCAGAGAGTTTTCTGAGTGCAACTGCGTTAGGATTACACCTGAGAGGAGTTTCCTGAGGACGACCCAAGAGTTGCCCTCCTTACGCCTCCTGAATG ACGATGAAACCCAGCTGCTCAGTCAGGAAAGTCTACAAGCACTGAACAAACTTGCTGTCTCGGAAAACACTGGTCTACAAATGAGTGCTGCCATGCATTATTTACATCTCAGTCATCTTT TGAAATCTCCTCTACCAGACGCCTTCATGGAGCCAGTCATGGCTTTACTTTTATCAACAGACCTGGATGTGCAAAAGACTATCTCTCTCGCCTTGGTCAATCTGTTAGTAAAGAATAATG TGTGTAAAGAGTTGGTGATTGAAATGGGGATGCTGGTGCCCATACTGGAGTTGTTCCAGTCTGGTGATTCAGCCGCTCAGTGTCACTCCTGTGCCTGCGTCGCAATGCTGGCCTCCTCAG AATCAAACAAAGATGCTATCGTGGTGGATGGAATCATACCACTGCTTGCTTTGGCAAAATCCTATGACCCACGGGTGCAGCAGAACGCAACCTGGGCTCTGTTACATCTCACGCAGTCAG ATGGGTCAACAAGGATCTTGTGTCAAGCAGGAGCTATTCCTGTGTTGGTCCTTCTACTGCAGTCCTCGGATTCAGAGGTTCAGTTTTgcagctgcactgctctgtGCAACATCGCTGCTATCCGGGAGCATCACCCGAAGTTGCTGAGCATAGGGGGTCATTATTTGTTAAAGTCTCTTTTGACTCTCATGTTGTCGTCTGTACAAAAG AATTCAGCTCAAGCATGCAGATGTCTACAAACACTCTCAAAGAATG TTCTGAtccaggagcagctgatggagctTGACTGTGTGTTACCTCTGAAAGCACTTCTGAaaacctctgctgctgtgtggacagAGCCAGCTGTAACACTCCTGTCCGCACTGTCTGCACACCCACCAAACAAC GACTTCCTTGTGAGTGAAGGACTGTTGGATGAAGTCGCTCTGCTGCTTCATCATCACAGGTCCAGCTCTGCCAtaatcacacacagctgtgtgataATCACTAACCTGTGTAGCTCCCGCATGGGTCAGCAG GCTGTGATGGAAAGTCTGTGTTTATCAGGACTCCTCGGGGCCCTTCTATCTCCCGGCCTGTCAGATGAGACCTTGCTGCATGTGACATCATGCTTAAATCACCTGACCACCTGGAGTGAGTGGCCTGGAC ATCCACTTAACCTGTCAGCGGCAATAACAGCAGAACAGGTTTCAGGACTGGTGAAGATGTCTGGACAAATTCAAAATTCTCTGTTGTCATGTAACTGTGCAGCCATCATAAGCAAACTAGAAATGACTG AGGAGATCATTGGGTTACTGAGACCTCACTACATCACCATGTCAGAGTACCTGTTAGTATTTCTCAAAAAGAAAGACGTTAAATTCCAGCATCTCGGCATAGTTACAATATTCAACCTCAAAAAAG ATGGAGATTTTTCATCTCTGTTGGCTGACAGTGAGCTGGAGGTCGAGCTCAGGAAGGTGCATGCGCAGACAGAGGAAACCAGACGCCTGCTTCAAATGATTCAGCCTCTTTCTCCGTCCTCTGTTAACCCTTAG
- the LOC121196775 gene encoding ensconsin-like isoform X2: MPGSIPSMAVQKKQSVIPPSQGPLSTRTVESQRKGNAFERTGENGSYDKPNSQTKKAACSVNKSAQISNTASPRATAVANGLNVDERLKAARERREEHQKLLASRELSRLEREQRARLYYEQQLQERKKKLLEQRLKEERRRAAVEEKRKQRLKEEKERYESAVRRTLEKSQRAQQNLSQSSRGRKLTKNVPRRLPLTTWEKNLVSRLLTPTCSYLARSKSAGCQSGKEVSFHSMNTTTNTTTTTTPPHKPHHHSGPVHQRPSASPSPRNRSINLAQIKAARQQDANKKNSNSGSNIESTAIKTTAKPATATQSRTASPSPERTPRRSISRHSTPLQLELPSVPEEDVAVCSSAIAPGNSRPVRTSAEGQQEKMRDGNAPETPCLNLLNTETETTARTAGDGSSSQMPPHPAPQPREVVSRPSAGTTDPEEASRLLAEKRREARLQREREEQERLQKEEAERQSREELERRRAEERARQQAEAQRLIEEKRRREEEEQRRAEEERAQAMREAALLQKQREEEQAKERAKAEQMKQEREILAQKEEAERQARKKRLEEIMRRTRRTDSPDTSGPVRILPNEAQPKENTEPVQNGTIKDAMKLQVGTKSSQLGLNNEEDMVPVVAFKERRSLRTLTGLEEIQTHQRAEVI, translated from the exons ATGCCAGGCTCAATACCTAGCATGGCTGTGCAGAAGAAACAGAGTGTCATCCCTCCATCGCAGGGACCACTTTCTACACGTACGGTCGAGAGCCAAAGGAAGGGGAATGCATTTGAAAGGACCGGAG AGAATGGATCTTATGACAAACCAAATTCACAGACCAAGAAAGCAGCCTGTTCTGTCAACAAGTCTGCCCAAATCTCCAACACAGCTTCTCCACGAGCCACTGCAG TGGCTAATGGACTAAATGTTGATGAGAGGCTGAAAGCGGCacgagaaagaagagaagagcacCAGAAGTTACTTG CCTCTCGGGAGCTGAGCAGGTTGGAGCGGGAGCAGCGGGCCAGGCTTTACTATGAACAACAGCTGCAGGAGCGCAAGAAGAAACTCCTGGAGCAGAGGctcaaagaggagaggaggcgtGCTGCTGTGGAGGAGAAGCGCAAGCAGAGACTCAAGGAGGAGAAA GAGCGATATGAATCTGCAGTACGCAGGACTCTGGAGAAGAGCCAAAGGGCCCAACAGAATCTCAGTCAAAGCTCAAGAGGAAGGAAGCTCACCAAAAATG TTCCACGTCGCTTACCACTGACAACATGGGAGAAGAACTTGGTCAGTCGCCTCCTTACCCCCACTTGCTCTTATCTGGCCAGGAGCAAGAGTGCTGGTTGTCAGTCAGGAAAAGAAG TTTCATTCCACTCCATGAataccaccaccaacaccaccaccaccaccaccccccctcACAAACCCCATCACCACTCTGGCCCAGTCCACCAGAGGCCATCTGCCTCCCCCAGTCCCAGAAACAGAAGCATCAATCTGGCACAG ATCAAAGCAGCAAGACAGCAAGATGCTAATAAGAAGAACTCAAACAGTGGCTCCAACATTGAATCAACTGCCATCAAAACCACTGCTAAACCAGCCACAGCTACACAAAGCAGAACAGCCTCCCCCTCACCCGAACG gACTCCCCGAAGATCAATCAGCAGACATTCAACCCCGCTGCAGCTGGAGCTCCCATCGGTCCCTGAGGAAGATGTTGCTGTTTGTAGTTCCGCCATTGCTCCTGGTAACTCAAGGCCTGTCAGGACATCAGCTGAAGGTCAGCAAGAGAAAATGAGGGATGGAAATGCACCTGAGACTCCTTGTTTGAACCTGCtcaatacagaaacagaaactacaGCCAGAACAGCAGGAGATGGAA GTTCTTCCCAGATGCCTCCTCATCCAGCTCCACAGCCTCGTGAAGTTGTGAGCAGACCCTCAGCTGGGACTACAGACCCAGAGGAGGCCTCGCGTCTCCTGGctgaaaagaggagagaggcccGACTACaacgggagagagaggagcaggagcgcctgcagaaagaggaggcagaaag GCAAAGTCGTGAAGAACTGGAGCGCAGAAGGGCAGAGGAGCGAGCACGACAGCAGGCAGAGGCTCAGCGTCTgatagaggagaagaggagaagggaggaagaggagcagagacgAGCCGAGGAAGAGAGAGCTCAGGCCATGAGGGAAGCCGCCCTTCTGCAGAAACAG CGGGAGGAGGAGCAAGCCAAAGAGAGGGCAAAAGCAGAGCAGATGAAACAAGAGCGAGAGATCCTCGCACAGAAAGAAGAGGCAGAGCGCCAAGCAAGAAAAAAG cgaCTTGAGGAGATCATGCGGAGAACCAGAAGGACAGATTCTCCAGATACG TCTGGACCAGTGAGGATCTTGCCAAATGAAGCCCaaccaaaggaaaacacagaacCTGTGCAGAATGGCACTATAAAAGATGCCATGAAGCTGCAAGTGGGGACTAAGTCCTCACAGCTGGGGCTGAATAATGAGGAGGACATGGTACCTGTTGTGGCCTTCAAAGAACGCAGGTCTCTCAGAACGCTCACCGGCCTGGAGGAAATCCAGACCCACCAGCGCGCAG AGGTCATCTGA
- the LOC121196775 gene encoding ensconsin-like isoform X4, producing MPGSIPSMAVQKKQSVIPPSQGPLSTRTVESQRKGNAFERTGENGSYDKPNSQTKKAACSVNKSAQISNTASPRATAVANGLNVDERLKAARERREEHQKLLASRELSRLEREQRARLYYEQQLQERKKKLLEQRLKEERRRAAVEEKRKQRLKEEKERYESAVRRTLEKSQRAQQNLSQSSRGRKLTKNVSFHSMNTTTNTTTTTTPPHKPHHHSGPVHQRPSASPSPRNRSINLAQIKAARQQDANKKNSNSGSNIESTAIKTTAKPATATQSRTASPSPERTPRRSISRHSTPLQLELPSVPEEDVAVCSSAIAPGNSRPVRTSAEGQQEKMRDGNAPETPCLNLLNTETETTARTAGDGSSSQMPPHPAPQPREVVSRPSAGTTDPEEASRLLAEKRREARLQREREEQERLQKEEAERQSREELERRRAEERARQQAEAQRLIEEKRRREEEEQRRAEEERAQAMREAALLQKQREEEQAKERAKAEQMKQEREILAQKEEAERQARKKRLEEIMRRTRRTDSPDTKSGPVRILPNEAQPKENTEPVQNGTIKDAMKLQVGTKSSQLGLNNEEDMVPVVAFKERRSLRTLTGLEEIQTHQRAEVI from the exons ATGCCAGGCTCAATACCTAGCATGGCTGTGCAGAAGAAACAGAGTGTCATCCCTCCATCGCAGGGACCACTTTCTACACGTACGGTCGAGAGCCAAAGGAAGGGGAATGCATTTGAAAGGACCGGAG AGAATGGATCTTATGACAAACCAAATTCACAGACCAAGAAAGCAGCCTGTTCTGTCAACAAGTCTGCCCAAATCTCCAACACAGCTTCTCCACGAGCCACTGCAG TGGCTAATGGACTAAATGTTGATGAGAGGCTGAAAGCGGCacgagaaagaagagaagagcacCAGAAGTTACTTG CCTCTCGGGAGCTGAGCAGGTTGGAGCGGGAGCAGCGGGCCAGGCTTTACTATGAACAACAGCTGCAGGAGCGCAAGAAGAAACTCCTGGAGCAGAGGctcaaagaggagaggaggcgtGCTGCTGTGGAGGAGAAGCGCAAGCAGAGACTCAAGGAGGAGAAA GAGCGATATGAATCTGCAGTACGCAGGACTCTGGAGAAGAGCCAAAGGGCCCAACAGAATCTCAGTCAAAGCTCAAGAGGAAGGAAGCTCACCAAAAATG TTTCATTCCACTCCATGAataccaccaccaacaccaccaccaccaccaccccccctcACAAACCCCATCACCACTCTGGCCCAGTCCACCAGAGGCCATCTGCCTCCCCCAGTCCCAGAAACAGAAGCATCAATCTGGCACAG ATCAAAGCAGCAAGACAGCAAGATGCTAATAAGAAGAACTCAAACAGTGGCTCCAACATTGAATCAACTGCCATCAAAACCACTGCTAAACCAGCCACAGCTACACAAAGCAGAACAGCCTCCCCCTCACCCGAACG gACTCCCCGAAGATCAATCAGCAGACATTCAACCCCGCTGCAGCTGGAGCTCCCATCGGTCCCTGAGGAAGATGTTGCTGTTTGTAGTTCCGCCATTGCTCCTGGTAACTCAAGGCCTGTCAGGACATCAGCTGAAGGTCAGCAAGAGAAAATGAGGGATGGAAATGCACCTGAGACTCCTTGTTTGAACCTGCtcaatacagaaacagaaactacaGCCAGAACAGCAGGAGATGGAA GTTCTTCCCAGATGCCTCCTCATCCAGCTCCACAGCCTCGTGAAGTTGTGAGCAGACCCTCAGCTGGGACTACAGACCCAGAGGAGGCCTCGCGTCTCCTGGctgaaaagaggagagaggcccGACTACaacgggagagagaggagcaggagcgcctgcagaaagaggaggcagaaag GCAAAGTCGTGAAGAACTGGAGCGCAGAAGGGCAGAGGAGCGAGCACGACAGCAGGCAGAGGCTCAGCGTCTgatagaggagaagaggagaagggaggaagaggagcagagacgAGCCGAGGAAGAGAGAGCTCAGGCCATGAGGGAAGCCGCCCTTCTGCAGAAACAG CGGGAGGAGGAGCAAGCCAAAGAGAGGGCAAAAGCAGAGCAGATGAAACAAGAGCGAGAGATCCTCGCACAGAAAGAAGAGGCAGAGCGCCAAGCAAGAAAAAAG cgaCTTGAGGAGATCATGCGGAGAACCAGAAGGACAGATTCTCCAGATACG AAGTCTGGACCAGTGAGGATCTTGCCAAATGAAGCCCaaccaaaggaaaacacagaacCTGTGCAGAATGGCACTATAAAAGATGCCATGAAGCTGCAAGTGGGGACTAAGTCCTCACAGCTGGGGCTGAATAATGAGGAGGACATGGTACCTGTTGTGGCCTTCAAAGAACGCAGGTCTCTCAGAACGCTCACCGGCCTGGAGGAAATCCAGACCCACCAGCGCGCAG AGGTCATCTGA
- the LOC121196775 gene encoding ensconsin-like isoform X3, translating into MPGSIPSMAVQKKQSVIPPSQGPLSTRTVESQRKGNAFERTGENGSYDKPNSQTKKAACSVNKSAQISNTASPRATAVANGLNVDERLKAARERREEHQKLLASRELSRLEREQRARLYYEQQLQERKKKLLEQRLKEERRRAAVEEKRKQRLKEEKERYESAVRRTLEKSQRAQQNLSQSSRGRKLTKNVVHVCRRAVSFHSMNTTTNTTTTTTPPHKPHHHSGPVHQRPSASPSPRNRSINLAQIKAARQQDANKKNSNSGSNIESTAIKTTAKPATATQSRTASPSPERTPRRSISRHSTPLQLELPSVPEEDVAVCSSAIAPGNSRPVRTSAEGQQEKMRDGNAPETPCLNLLNTETETTARTAGDGSSSQMPPHPAPQPREVVSRPSAGTTDPEEASRLLAEKRREARLQREREEQERLQKEEAERQSREELERRRAEERARQQAEAQRLIEEKRRREEEEQRRAEEERAQAMREAALLQKQREEEQAKERAKAEQMKQEREILAQKEEAERQARKKRLEEIMRRTRRTDSPDTKSGPVRILPNEAQPKENTEPVQNGTIKDAMKLQVGTKSSQLGLNNEEDMVPVVAFKERRSLRTLTGLEEIQTHQRAEVI; encoded by the exons ATGCCAGGCTCAATACCTAGCATGGCTGTGCAGAAGAAACAGAGTGTCATCCCTCCATCGCAGGGACCACTTTCTACACGTACGGTCGAGAGCCAAAGGAAGGGGAATGCATTTGAAAGGACCGGAG AGAATGGATCTTATGACAAACCAAATTCACAGACCAAGAAAGCAGCCTGTTCTGTCAACAAGTCTGCCCAAATCTCCAACACAGCTTCTCCACGAGCCACTGCAG TGGCTAATGGACTAAATGTTGATGAGAGGCTGAAAGCGGCacgagaaagaagagaagagcacCAGAAGTTACTTG CCTCTCGGGAGCTGAGCAGGTTGGAGCGGGAGCAGCGGGCCAGGCTTTACTATGAACAACAGCTGCAGGAGCGCAAGAAGAAACTCCTGGAGCAGAGGctcaaagaggagaggaggcgtGCTGCTGTGGAGGAGAAGCGCAAGCAGAGACTCAAGGAGGAGAAA GAGCGATATGAATCTGCAGTACGCAGGACTCTGGAGAAGAGCCAAAGGGCCCAACAGAATCTCAGTCAAAGCTCAAGAGGAAGGAAGCTCACCAAAAATG TTGTCCATGTTTGTCGCCGTGCAGTTTCATTCCACTCCATGAataccaccaccaacaccaccaccaccaccaccccccctcACAAACCCCATCACCACTCTGGCCCAGTCCACCAGAGGCCATCTGCCTCCCCCAGTCCCAGAAACAGAAGCATCAATCTGGCACAG ATCAAAGCAGCAAGACAGCAAGATGCTAATAAGAAGAACTCAAACAGTGGCTCCAACATTGAATCAACTGCCATCAAAACCACTGCTAAACCAGCCACAGCTACACAAAGCAGAACAGCCTCCCCCTCACCCGAACG gACTCCCCGAAGATCAATCAGCAGACATTCAACCCCGCTGCAGCTGGAGCTCCCATCGGTCCCTGAGGAAGATGTTGCTGTTTGTAGTTCCGCCATTGCTCCTGGTAACTCAAGGCCTGTCAGGACATCAGCTGAAGGTCAGCAAGAGAAAATGAGGGATGGAAATGCACCTGAGACTCCTTGTTTGAACCTGCtcaatacagaaacagaaactacaGCCAGAACAGCAGGAGATGGAA GTTCTTCCCAGATGCCTCCTCATCCAGCTCCACAGCCTCGTGAAGTTGTGAGCAGACCCTCAGCTGGGACTACAGACCCAGAGGAGGCCTCGCGTCTCCTGGctgaaaagaggagagaggcccGACTACaacgggagagagaggagcaggagcgcctgcagaaagaggaggcagaaag GCAAAGTCGTGAAGAACTGGAGCGCAGAAGGGCAGAGGAGCGAGCACGACAGCAGGCAGAGGCTCAGCGTCTgatagaggagaagaggagaagggaggaagaggagcagagacgAGCCGAGGAAGAGAGAGCTCAGGCCATGAGGGAAGCCGCCCTTCTGCAGAAACAG CGGGAGGAGGAGCAAGCCAAAGAGAGGGCAAAAGCAGAGCAGATGAAACAAGAGCGAGAGATCCTCGCACAGAAAGAAGAGGCAGAGCGCCAAGCAAGAAAAAAG cgaCTTGAGGAGATCATGCGGAGAACCAGAAGGACAGATTCTCCAGATACG AAGTCTGGACCAGTGAGGATCTTGCCAAATGAAGCCCaaccaaaggaaaacacagaacCTGTGCAGAATGGCACTATAAAAGATGCCATGAAGCTGCAAGTGGGGACTAAGTCCTCACAGCTGGGGCTGAATAATGAGGAGGACATGGTACCTGTTGTGGCCTTCAAAGAACGCAGGTCTCTCAGAACGCTCACCGGCCTGGAGGAAATCCAGACCCACCAGCGCGCAG AGGTCATCTGA
- the LOC121196775 gene encoding ensconsin-like isoform X1: MPGSIPSMAVQKKQSVIPPSQGPLSTRTVESQRKGNAFERTGENGSYDKPNSQTKKAACSVNKSAQISNTASPRATAVANGLNVDERLKAARERREEHQKLLASRELSRLEREQRARLYYEQQLQERKKKLLEQRLKEERRRAAVEEKRKQRLKEEKERYESAVRRTLEKSQRAQQNLSQSSRGRKLTKNVPRRLPLTTWEKNLVSRLLTPTCSYLARSKSAGCQSGKEVSFHSMNTTTNTTTTTTPPHKPHHHSGPVHQRPSASPSPRNRSINLAQIKAARQQDANKKNSNSGSNIESTAIKTTAKPATATQSRTASPSPERTPRRSISRHSTPLQLELPSVPEEDVAVCSSAIAPGNSRPVRTSAEGQQEKMRDGNAPETPCLNLLNTETETTARTAGDGSSSQMPPHPAPQPREVVSRPSAGTTDPEEASRLLAEKRREARLQREREEQERLQKEEAERQSREELERRRAEERARQQAEAQRLIEEKRRREEEEQRRAEEERAQAMREAALLQKQREEEQAKERAKAEQMKQEREILAQKEEAERQARKKRLEEIMRRTRRTDSPDTKSGPVRILPNEAQPKENTEPVQNGTIKDAMKLQVGTKSSQLGLNNEEDMVPVVAFKERRSLRTLTGLEEIQTHQRAEVI, translated from the exons ATGCCAGGCTCAATACCTAGCATGGCTGTGCAGAAGAAACAGAGTGTCATCCCTCCATCGCAGGGACCACTTTCTACACGTACGGTCGAGAGCCAAAGGAAGGGGAATGCATTTGAAAGGACCGGAG AGAATGGATCTTATGACAAACCAAATTCACAGACCAAGAAAGCAGCCTGTTCTGTCAACAAGTCTGCCCAAATCTCCAACACAGCTTCTCCACGAGCCACTGCAG TGGCTAATGGACTAAATGTTGATGAGAGGCTGAAAGCGGCacgagaaagaagagaagagcacCAGAAGTTACTTG CCTCTCGGGAGCTGAGCAGGTTGGAGCGGGAGCAGCGGGCCAGGCTTTACTATGAACAACAGCTGCAGGAGCGCAAGAAGAAACTCCTGGAGCAGAGGctcaaagaggagaggaggcgtGCTGCTGTGGAGGAGAAGCGCAAGCAGAGACTCAAGGAGGAGAAA GAGCGATATGAATCTGCAGTACGCAGGACTCTGGAGAAGAGCCAAAGGGCCCAACAGAATCTCAGTCAAAGCTCAAGAGGAAGGAAGCTCACCAAAAATG TTCCACGTCGCTTACCACTGACAACATGGGAGAAGAACTTGGTCAGTCGCCTCCTTACCCCCACTTGCTCTTATCTGGCCAGGAGCAAGAGTGCTGGTTGTCAGTCAGGAAAAGAAG TTTCATTCCACTCCATGAataccaccaccaacaccaccaccaccaccaccccccctcACAAACCCCATCACCACTCTGGCCCAGTCCACCAGAGGCCATCTGCCTCCCCCAGTCCCAGAAACAGAAGCATCAATCTGGCACAG ATCAAAGCAGCAAGACAGCAAGATGCTAATAAGAAGAACTCAAACAGTGGCTCCAACATTGAATCAACTGCCATCAAAACCACTGCTAAACCAGCCACAGCTACACAAAGCAGAACAGCCTCCCCCTCACCCGAACG gACTCCCCGAAGATCAATCAGCAGACATTCAACCCCGCTGCAGCTGGAGCTCCCATCGGTCCCTGAGGAAGATGTTGCTGTTTGTAGTTCCGCCATTGCTCCTGGTAACTCAAGGCCTGTCAGGACATCAGCTGAAGGTCAGCAAGAGAAAATGAGGGATGGAAATGCACCTGAGACTCCTTGTTTGAACCTGCtcaatacagaaacagaaactacaGCCAGAACAGCAGGAGATGGAA GTTCTTCCCAGATGCCTCCTCATCCAGCTCCACAGCCTCGTGAAGTTGTGAGCAGACCCTCAGCTGGGACTACAGACCCAGAGGAGGCCTCGCGTCTCCTGGctgaaaagaggagagaggcccGACTACaacgggagagagaggagcaggagcgcctgcagaaagaggaggcagaaag GCAAAGTCGTGAAGAACTGGAGCGCAGAAGGGCAGAGGAGCGAGCACGACAGCAGGCAGAGGCTCAGCGTCTgatagaggagaagaggagaagggaggaagaggagcagagacgAGCCGAGGAAGAGAGAGCTCAGGCCATGAGGGAAGCCGCCCTTCTGCAGAAACAG CGGGAGGAGGAGCAAGCCAAAGAGAGGGCAAAAGCAGAGCAGATGAAACAAGAGCGAGAGATCCTCGCACAGAAAGAAGAGGCAGAGCGCCAAGCAAGAAAAAAG cgaCTTGAGGAGATCATGCGGAGAACCAGAAGGACAGATTCTCCAGATACG AAGTCTGGACCAGTGAGGATCTTGCCAAATGAAGCCCaaccaaaggaaaacacagaacCTGTGCAGAATGGCACTATAAAAGATGCCATGAAGCTGCAAGTGGGGACTAAGTCCTCACAGCTGGGGCTGAATAATGAGGAGGACATGGTACCTGTTGTGGCCTTCAAAGAACGCAGGTCTCTCAGAACGCTCACCGGCCTGGAGGAAATCCAGACCCACCAGCGCGCAG AGGTCATCTGA
- the ankar gene encoding ankyrin and armadillo repeat-containing protein isoform X2, which yields MASGLCENCSQLRELTAHLRKVCREFERKIRNVFREFSECNCVRITPERSFLRTTQELPSLRLLNDDETQLLSQESLQALNKLAVSENTGLQMSAAMHYLHLSHLLCKELVIEMGMLVPILELFQSGDSAAQCHSCACVAMLASSESNKDAIVVDGIIPLLALAKSYDPRVQQNATWALLHLTQSDGSTRILCQAGAIPVLVLLLQSSDSEVQFCSCTALCNIAAIREHHPKLLSIGGHYLLKSLLTLMLSSVQKNSAQACRCLQTLSKNVLIQEQLMELDCVLPLKALLKTSAAVWTEPAVTLLSALSAHPPNNDFLVSEGLLDEVALLLHHHRSSSAIITHSCVIITNLCSSRMGQQAVMESLCLSGLLGALLSPGLSDETLLHVTSCLNHLTTWSEWPGHPLNLSAAITAEQVSGLVKMSGQIQNSLLSCNCAAIISKLEMTEEIIGLLRPHYITMSEYLLVFLKKKDVKFQHLGIVTIFNLKKDGDFSSLLADSELEVELRKVHAQTEETRRLLQMIQPLSPSSVNP from the exons ATGGCTTCTGGTCTTTGTGAGAATTGTTCTCAACTTAGAGAACTTACTGCTCATTTAAGAAAAGTTTGCAGAGAGTTTGAACGAAAAATCAGGAACGTTTTCAGAGAGTTTTCTGAGTGCAACTGCGTTAGGATTACACCTGAGAGGAGTTTCCTGAGGACGACCCAAGAGTTGCCCTCCTTACGCCTCCTGAATG ACGATGAAACCCAGCTGCTCAGTCAGGAAAGTCTACAAGCACTGAACAAACTTGCTGTCTCGGAAAACACTGGTCTACAAATGAGTGCTGCCATGCATTATTTACATCTCAGTCATCTTT TGTGTAAAGAGTTGGTGATTGAAATGGGGATGCTGGTGCCCATACTGGAGTTGTTCCAGTCTGGTGATTCAGCCGCTCAGTGTCACTCCTGTGCCTGCGTCGCAATGCTGGCCTCCTCAG AATCAAACAAAGATGCTATCGTGGTGGATGGAATCATACCACTGCTTGCTTTGGCAAAATCCTATGACCCACGGGTGCAGCAGAACGCAACCTGGGCTCTGTTACATCTCACGCAGTCAG ATGGGTCAACAAGGATCTTGTGTCAAGCAGGAGCTATTCCTGTGTTGGTCCTTCTACTGCAGTCCTCGGATTCAGAGGTTCAGTTTTgcagctgcactgctctgtGCAACATCGCTGCTATCCGGGAGCATCACCCGAAGTTGCTGAGCATAGGGGGTCATTATTTGTTAAAGTCTCTTTTGACTCTCATGTTGTCGTCTGTACAAAAG AATTCAGCTCAAGCATGCAGATGTCTACAAACACTCTCAAAGAATG TTCTGAtccaggagcagctgatggagctTGACTGTGTGTTACCTCTGAAAGCACTTCTGAaaacctctgctgctgtgtggacagAGCCAGCTGTAACACTCCTGTCCGCACTGTCTGCACACCCACCAAACAAC GACTTCCTTGTGAGTGAAGGACTGTTGGATGAAGTCGCTCTGCTGCTTCATCATCACAGGTCCAGCTCTGCCAtaatcacacacagctgtgtgataATCACTAACCTGTGTAGCTCCCGCATGGGTCAGCAG GCTGTGATGGAAAGTCTGTGTTTATCAGGACTCCTCGGGGCCCTTCTATCTCCCGGCCTGTCAGATGAGACCTTGCTGCATGTGACATCATGCTTAAATCACCTGACCACCTGGAGTGAGTGGCCTGGAC ATCCACTTAACCTGTCAGCGGCAATAACAGCAGAACAGGTTTCAGGACTGGTGAAGATGTCTGGACAAATTCAAAATTCTCTGTTGTCATGTAACTGTGCAGCCATCATAAGCAAACTAGAAATGACTG AGGAGATCATTGGGTTACTGAGACCTCACTACATCACCATGTCAGAGTACCTGTTAGTATTTCTCAAAAAGAAAGACGTTAAATTCCAGCATCTCGGCATAGTTACAATATTCAACCTCAAAAAAG ATGGAGATTTTTCATCTCTGTTGGCTGACAGTGAGCTGGAGGTCGAGCTCAGGAAGGTGCATGCGCAGACAGAGGAAACCAGACGCCTGCTTCAAATGATTCAGCCTCTTTCTCCGTCCTCTGTTAACCCTTAG